One genomic segment of Cerasicoccus sp. TK19100 includes these proteins:
- a CDS encoding spherulation-specific family 4 protein has translation MIKNTKMFLVILGLSIISNLQAGPLSVIVPAYFYPSASGSDWDLIGVGLDAGADIVTIMNPASGPGTSYDVNYENAVDNLRLKGGLVIGYVPTTYSARPVAQVKADIDQYVAWYDIDGIFLDETLGDGSLATLQYYSEIYHYIKSNYPGFLVVGNAGNDATDLYLWWPVVDVLVTFEGYSWDYYPDSVPSWRWTFSEDCFAMIVHSMVATPSEYYVNEISDMARNRNTRYVYITDETYASNPFDQLPSFWWELMYDVIYR, from the coding sequence ATGATAAAAAATACAAAAATGTTTCTTGTTATACTTGGCTTGTCCATAATTTCCAACCTGCAGGCAGGGCCGTTGTCGGTCATTGTGCCCGCATATTTTTATCCGAGTGCCTCGGGAAGTGACTGGGATTTGATTGGCGTAGGACTTGATGCCGGCGCTGATATCGTGACGATCATGAATCCGGCGAGTGGTCCGGGAACATCCTATGATGTTAACTATGAGAACGCGGTCGACAACTTGCGACTTAAGGGTGGCTTGGTTATCGGCTATGTCCCTACCACTTACAGTGCACGCCCAGTCGCTCAAGTAAAAGCAGATATCGATCAATATGTCGCTTGGTATGATATTGATGGCATTTTCCTAGATGAAACCTTGGGCGACGGCTCCTTAGCGACGCTTCAGTATTACAGTGAGATCTACCACTACATTAAAAGCAACTACCCAGGATTCTTAGTTGTTGGGAATGCAGGGAACGACGCAACGGACCTCTATCTCTGGTGGCCGGTAGTTGATGTTCTGGTGACGTTTGAGGGCTACTCTTGGGATTATTATCCGGACTCAGTGCCTAGCTGGCGTTGGACATTTTCTGAAGACTGTTTTGCCATGATCGTGCATTCCATGGTCGCAACGCCGTCGGAGTATTATGTGAATGAGATCTCTGACATGGCCCGAAACCGGAACACACGATATGTCTATATTACAGACGAGACCTATGCGAGTAATCCGTTTGATCAATTGCCGAGTTTCTGGTGGGAGTTGATGTACGACGTCATTTATCGCTAG